A part of Aspergillus flavus chromosome 5, complete sequence genomic DNA contains:
- a CDS encoding putative cytochrome b5 reductase — MVEAKAESPADVQLPEYTAAEVASHNRKDDIWIIVHNKVFDITNYLQDHPGGAEILIETAGTDATEAFEDVGHSEDSVEIMEEFLIGTLKGAREYVPPKKVQLVAQKPESLPQSSGSRPVGTIAGVLGALASVLYVYQRGTFGSLVPRNQFSQLIPQYFNGLRMPRGGFTNGFLTAAAISTIVGTAVARQAAKFTKIDSGFLRYPPHIKARTVMKIDPHLAKGFLDAKEFKSLPLVEKDQLSPNVYRFVFALPNSKGVIGLPIGQHVAIRAVVDGATVSRSYTPVSNNLDLGRLELVIKCYPEGLLTGRYLANLNVGDEVEFRGPKGAMRYSKGLCTKLGMVAGGTGITPMYQLIRAICEDERDTTEISLIYANRTEADILLRDELETFARKYPKNFKLWYMLDSAPDGWAYGTGFVNQEVLSQQLPGPSEDTKVLLCGPPGMVNVTKKTLAAMGFQKAGAVSKMSDQVFCF, encoded by the exons ATGGTGGAGGCAAAAGCCGAAAGTCCTGCGGATGTTCAACTTCCTGAGTACACAGCCGCAGAGGTCGCTTCGCATAACCGCAAAGATGATATCTGGATCATTGTTCATAACAAAG TTTTCGATATCACAAACTATCTCCAAGATCATCCTGGTGGCGCAGAGATCCTCATAGAAACAGCGGGCACAGATGCCACGGAAGCGTTTGAAGACGTTGGCCATTCTGAGGACTCAGTAGAGATCATGGAGGAGTTTCTAATTGGCACTCTGAAAGGTGCTAGAGAATACGTCCCACCCAAGAAGGTCCAACTAGTTGCCCAGAAACCGGAGAGCCTGCCTCAATCATCTGGGAGCCGCCCGGTGGGAACAATTGCTGGTGTGCTGGGAGCATTGGCATCCGTACTTTATGTCTATCAACGGGGTACTTTTGGTTCCCTAGTTCCAAGAAATCAGTTTAGCCAACTGATCCCCCAGTACTTCAACGGACTCAGGATGCCTCGCGGTGGGTTCACCAATGGATTTCTTACGGCTGCAGCCATCTCTACGATAGTTGGCACAGCCGTGGCCCGTCAAGCAGCCAAATTTACCAAGATCGATTCGGGCTTTTTGCGCTACCCTCCACATATCAAAGCCCGAACGGTAATGAAAATTGACCCGCACTTGGCGAAAGGATTTCTGGATGCCAAAGAGTTCAAGAGTTTGCCTTTGGTTGAAAAGGATCAACTATCTCCTAATGTCTATCGATTCGTGTTCGCTTTGCCCAATTCTAAGGGCGTCATCGGGCTTCCTATTGGACAACACGTAGCTATCCGCGCAGTTGTCGATGGGGCGACGGTATCTCGATCATACACCCCGGTGTCAAACAACTTAGACCTCGGTCGCTTGGAGCTAGTCATCAAGTGTTACCCTGAAGGTCTTCTCACTGGTCGGTACCTCGCCAACTTGAACGTgggagatgaagttgagTTCCGGGGTCCCAAGGGAGCGATGCGTTACAGTAAGGGGCTCTGTACGAAGCTCGGCATGGTCGCTGGAGGAACAGGTATCACGCCTATGTATCAGCTCATTCGTGCCATCTGTGAGGATGAGCGGGACACGACTGAGATCAGCCTGATCTACGCCAACCGGACGGAAGCAGACATCCTGTTGAGGGACGAACTAGAGACGTTTGCGCGCAAATACCCCAAGAACTTCAAGCTTTGGTATATGCTGGATAGTGCCCCAGATGGCTGGGCCTACGGAACTGGCTTTGTGAACCAAGAAGTCCTTAGCCAACAATTACCGGGTCCGTCTGAGGATACTAAAGTCCTCCTGTGTGGGCCTCCCGGTATGGTCAACGTCACCAAGAAGACGTTGGCGGCCATGGGATTCCAAAAGGCGGGAGCGGTGTCGAAGATGAGCGACCAGGTTTTCTGTTTCTAA